In Bacillus sp. Cs-700, one genomic interval encodes:
- a CDS encoding 3-hydroxybutyrate dehydrogenase: MFVNKKVAVITGAASGIGKELARVFAENGAKVVLSDLDEDKVKRAAAEIKENGMDTIGIRCDVTKENEVEALFFQTLKKFDRLDVLINNAGLQHVSTIETFPTEKFELLTKVMLVAPFIATKLAFPIMKKQKCGRIINMSSINGLVGFSGKAAYNSAKHGVIGLTKVAALEGAEDGITVNAVCPGYVDTPLVRGQLEDLAKSREVPLERVLEEVIYPLVPQKRLLTVQEIADYTMFLASDKAKGITGQGVVIDGGYTAQ, encoded by the coding sequence TTGTTTGTAAATAAGAAAGTAGCCGTAATTACTGGAGCAGCGAGCGGAATCGGAAAGGAACTAGCGCGAGTGTTTGCTGAGAACGGGGCAAAGGTTGTCCTTAGTGATTTGGATGAGGATAAGGTCAAAAGGGCTGCAGCTGAAATAAAAGAAAATGGTATGGATACGATTGGAATTCGCTGTGATGTAACGAAAGAAAACGAAGTAGAGGCATTATTTTTTCAAACGCTAAAAAAGTTTGATCGGTTAGACGTTTTGATTAATAACGCAGGTCTTCAACACGTTTCAACTATTGAAACATTCCCGACGGAAAAGTTTGAACTGTTAACGAAAGTAATGCTTGTTGCACCGTTTATTGCAACTAAGCTAGCTTTTCCCATTATGAAGAAGCAGAAGTGTGGTCGAATTATTAACATGTCTTCTATTAATGGACTTGTGGGTTTCTCAGGAAAAGCCGCTTACAATAGTGCAAAGCATGGTGTGATTGGACTTACTAAAGTAGCTGCGCTTGAGGGAGCTGAAGATGGTATTACAGTAAATGCTGTTTGCCCAGGATATGTCGATACCCCATTAGTAAGAGGTCAGCTTGAGGATTTAGCTAAGAGTAGAGAAGTACCGTTAGAGAGAGTACTTGAAGAAGTAATCTATCCACTCGTTCCACAAAAGCGTTTGCTTACAGTGCAGGAAATTGCAGATTACACAATGTTTCTCGCAAGCGATAAGGCAAAAGGGATTACAGGTCAGGGCGTTGTGATTGATGGGGGTTACACAGCACAATAA
- a CDS encoding PLP-dependent aminotransferase family protein, whose amino-acid sequence MARFILNPESSKPLYKQIVDYYEDSIINGSLQTGNPLPAERDLAIQLGVNRSTVTTAYAELRASGLITSRQGSGTRVSSDAADFIPSHSTTWNKLRNQHLSENTTLFTQSSNYMNDPSFINLNAGEVAPDLCLARNAYDLTAYTTSKEQFSPTMFQTKHMINRIINQSVSTENIVLTSSLEQSILLSVKCFLNPGDVIAVEEPINPSQLNLFLASGIHVIRYSADRPLTNHHFQREGIKLIIANSMMEHHFSLTQSSTIQQRKKLLTQCEKIGIPILEIVKKSLLTGSYDNNSCSYYELGTDQKLVVQVGHITGISPGLSLGWVLGPEHVIKRLSALQIQLSMTPPPIFLEIVHNILYSVEIHEHFEEVKEEIRARKKQVLNKLDTLKDQITILEIGDSTSIWFDFKPALNLQELRDLLLEAHVLLSPSLYEGAVRFKLPLTTVSKDNLYEATSRLVSALNTLHIRQFAEIY is encoded by the coding sequence ATGGCGAGATTTATACTCAATCCAGAGAGCAGCAAACCGTTGTACAAACAAATCGTTGATTACTATGAGGATTCCATTATAAATGGCTCTCTCCAAACGGGGAATCCTCTTCCTGCTGAACGCGATCTAGCCATCCAACTAGGTGTCAATCGAAGCACTGTTACGACAGCTTACGCTGAATTGAGGGCTAGCGGACTCATTACATCCAGACAAGGAAGCGGGACACGTGTGAGTTCAGATGCAGCAGATTTCATTCCCAGTCATTCTACAACGTGGAATAAACTTCGAAATCAGCATTTATCGGAAAATACGACACTATTTACCCAGTCTTCTAACTATATGAATGATCCCTCGTTCATTAACTTGAACGCAGGAGAGGTTGCACCAGATTTATGTCTTGCGCGAAATGCTTATGATTTAACTGCTTATACTACTAGTAAAGAACAATTTTCTCCAACTATGTTTCAAACCAAACATATGATTAACCGCATTATCAATCAATCAGTATCTACTGAAAACATCGTTCTGACCTCTAGTCTCGAACAATCAATACTTTTATCAGTGAAATGCTTTCTAAATCCTGGTGACGTTATTGCAGTGGAAGAACCAATAAACCCTTCCCAATTAAATTTATTTCTAGCTTCAGGCATTCACGTTATTCGCTATTCAGCTGATCGCCCTTTAACAAATCATCATTTCCAAAGGGAAGGAATCAAACTAATCATTGCAAATTCAATGATGGAGCACCATTTTTCCCTAACACAATCATCAACAATTCAACAAAGAAAAAAATTATTAACACAGTGTGAAAAAATTGGTATTCCAATACTAGAAATAGTGAAAAAGTCTTTACTTACAGGGTCTTATGATAATAATAGCTGCTCATATTATGAACTTGGTACCGACCAAAAACTCGTTGTACAAGTAGGACATATTACTGGTATTTCCCCCGGTTTAAGTTTGGGTTGGGTTTTAGGACCAGAGCATGTTATAAAGCGTTTATCGGCGCTTCAAATTCAACTTAGCATGACCCCTCCTCCCATTTTTCTTGAAATTGTTCATAACATTTTATATTCAGTAGAAATTCATGAGCATTTTGAAGAGGTGAAAGAGGAAATACGTGCAAGGAAAAAACAAGTACTAAATAAATTAGATACATTAAAAGACCAAATAACAATTTTAGAAATAGGTGATTCTACTTCCATCTGGTTTGATTTTAAACCAGCCTTAAATCTTCAAGAATTGAGGGATTTACTTCTAGAAGCTCATGTATTGCTGTCACCTTCACTCTATGAAGGTGCTGTAAGATTCAAATTACCTCTTACAACTGTATCAAAGGACAACCTCTATGAAGCCACAAGCCGTCTCGTTAGCGCACTAAATACTTTGCACATCAGGCAGTTTGCAGAAATTTACTAA
- the rsgA gene encoding ribosome small subunit-dependent GTPase A: MNRITLGWNSYFEENYQAIANGFIPARVIVEHRGGYSVSTGESSYAAELSGKFRFEVTRRDALPAVGDWVLIAPKTDNKAIIHDLLPRRSKFSRKIAGTTTEEQIIVANVDTVFLVNALNQDFNPSRIERYLVMAWESGAKPVIVLSKADLCTDVEQKVSALYSIAVGVPIHVVSSATEKGIDELKKYLTEGTTTALLGSSGAGKSTLINKLYGKEIQVVQGIRQDDGKGKHTTTSRELITLQTGGVLIDTPGMRELQLWETDHLSQSFPDIDAFAEECRFRDCQHEGEPKCAVRNAIEEGMLEERRLENYKKFHRELAFLERQTNKKAQLEEKKKWKKIAGDRTRKNR, encoded by the coding sequence TTGAATCGAATAACATTAGGTTGGAATTCATACTTTGAAGAAAATTATCAAGCTATAGCAAATGGATTTATACCAGCTCGAGTTATAGTAGAACATCGTGGAGGGTATAGCGTCTCTACAGGAGAAAGTTCTTATGCAGCAGAACTTTCAGGTAAGTTCCGATTTGAAGTAACACGGCGTGATGCTTTGCCAGCAGTTGGTGACTGGGTTCTTATTGCTCCTAAAACGGATAACAAAGCAATTATTCACGATCTGCTACCGAGAAGAAGTAAGTTTTCAAGAAAAATTGCAGGGACGACAACTGAGGAACAAATTATTGTAGCTAATGTTGATACGGTTTTTCTTGTCAATGCATTGAATCAGGACTTTAACCCAAGTCGTATTGAAAGATACCTTGTCATGGCGTGGGAAAGCGGTGCTAAGCCGGTTATTGTACTCAGTAAAGCTGATCTTTGTACTGATGTAGAACAGAAAGTAAGTGCTCTTTATAGTATTGCTGTAGGTGTACCGATCCACGTAGTGAGTTCGGCGACCGAAAAAGGGATTGATGAATTAAAAAAGTATTTAACAGAGGGAACGACCACAGCCTTGTTAGGTTCGTCAGGTGCTGGTAAGTCTACGCTCATAAACAAATTATACGGCAAAGAAATTCAGGTTGTACAAGGTATTCGCCAAGATGACGGCAAAGGAAAGCATACCACGACTAGTCGAGAGCTGATAACGCTTCAAACAGGTGGCGTACTAATTGATACGCCTGGAATGAGAGAACTTCAGCTCTGGGAAACCGATCATCTTTCTCAAAGCTTCCCTGATATTGATGCATTTGCAGAGGAATGTCGTTTTAGAGATTGCCAACATGAAGGTGAACCTAAATGTGCAGTGAGAAATGCTATAGAGGAAGGAATGTTAGAAGAAAGAAGGCTTGAGAATTATAAGAAGTTCCATCGTGAGCTAGCTTTTCTTGAGCGACAAACAAATAAGAAAGCACAGCTCGAGGAGAAGAAAAAGTGGAAAAAAATCGCTGGAGATCGAACTAGAAAGAATCGCTAG
- a CDS encoding DinB family protein has protein sequence MTDERSVLNDYASLINWLESTAMEMSETIFFQPIKQGKWSPAEILSHIMMWDNYLLKERIPFIEMEANLPKLDNVEEVNQRAAEYALSGLNKENLVVETVKARRRVVARLQQFEPIQWSNTFYIDKYPICLTSYIKGLIEHDDHHKLQVEVFMNEQGFSLSHFTL, from the coding sequence ATGACGGATGAGCGCTCTGTGTTAAACGATTATGCTTCGCTAATTAATTGGTTAGAATCGACTGCGATGGAGATGAGCGAAACCATCTTCTTTCAGCCTATCAAGCAAGGGAAGTGGTCTCCAGCTGAAATCCTTTCCCATATCATGATGTGGGACAATTATCTTCTTAAAGAAAGAATTCCTTTTATTGAAATGGAAGCTAATTTGCCTAAACTTGATAACGTTGAAGAAGTAAATCAGCGCGCAGCAGAGTATGCGTTATCTGGTCTAAATAAAGAAAATTTAGTGGTTGAAACCGTAAAAGCACGAAGACGAGTGGTGGCCCGTCTTCAGCAATTTGAACCGATTCAGTGGAGCAACACGTTTTATATTGATAAGTATCCAATCTGTCTAACAAGTTATATCAAAGGTCTTATTGAGCACGATGATCACCATAAGTTGCAAGTAGAAGTTTTTATGAACGAGCAAGGATTTTCCCTATCCCACTTTACCTTATAG
- a CDS encoding YuzL family protein, which yields MAKHKANPTTNGLASSQPEGQGTGVEVGITYDSKRKKKKK from the coding sequence ATGGCAAAACATAAAGCAAACCCTACAACCAATGGCCTGGCTTCATCCCAACCAGAAGGACAGGGAACTGGAGTTGAAGTAGGGATAACGTACGACTCTAAACGAAAAAAGAAAAAGAAATAA
- a CDS encoding acetyl-CoA C-acetyltransferase — translation MKDVFILEGARTPFGSFGGSLKDSNPTALGISASKEALRKSGIEASEIDLTVIGNVIHSTSNASYLARHIALGSGIPIESPALTVNRLCGSGMQAVISAAQSIMMGDGQTALAGGAENMSLSPYTLRGSRFGAKMGAPKMDDMLLATLTDEYTGTGMGITGENLAVKYGISREDQDEYATQSQQKAADAREKGIFIEEIVPVEVKGRKGIETFSTDEHIREGTTPEKLAALKPAFKKDGTVTGGNASGINDGAASVVLGGADYVSSKNLKPLARIVSWGIAGVDPSIMGIGPVPAIRQALDKAGMTLQQMDLIEVNEAFAAQYLAVEKELELDRSRVNVNGGAIALGHPVGASGTRILYTLIKELKRRNGKYGVASLCIGGGQGIAMVVEII, via the coding sequence ATGAAAGACGTTTTTATATTGGAAGGTGCAAGAACGCCATTTGGTTCATTTGGTGGTTCACTCAAAGATAGTAACCCAACAGCCTTAGGGATTTCAGCAAGTAAAGAGGCTTTAAGAAAAAGTGGAATAGAGGCTAGTGAAATTGATCTTACTGTTATTGGAAATGTGATTCATTCTACATCAAATGCTTCTTATTTAGCGCGTCACATTGCACTTGGGAGTGGAATACCTATTGAAAGTCCAGCACTAACAGTAAATCGACTTTGTGGTTCTGGTATGCAAGCTGTCATCTCAGCAGCGCAATCCATTATGATGGGGGACGGTCAAACGGCCCTTGCCGGAGGAGCGGAGAATATGAGCTTATCTCCGTATACGTTAAGAGGAAGTCGTTTTGGAGCAAAAATGGGTGCTCCGAAAATGGATGACATGCTTTTAGCTACGTTAACTGATGAGTATACTGGAACTGGAATGGGGATAACGGGAGAGAATCTGGCAGTAAAGTATGGGATTTCTAGAGAAGATCAGGATGAATACGCAACTCAAAGTCAGCAAAAAGCTGCTGATGCAAGAGAAAAAGGTATTTTCATAGAAGAAATTGTACCTGTTGAAGTGAAGGGGAGAAAGGGGATTGAAACCTTTTCAACTGACGAACATATTCGAGAAGGTACAACACCAGAAAAGCTAGCCGCGCTTAAACCTGCTTTCAAAAAAGATGGAACTGTCACTGGTGGAAATGCAAGTGGCATAAATGATGGAGCCGCTTCTGTCGTATTGGGAGGAGCAGATTATGTCTCTTCAAAGAATCTTAAGCCACTTGCTCGAATTGTCTCCTGGGGAATAGCGGGAGTAGATCCTTCAATTATGGGAATTGGACCAGTACCTGCTATACGGCAAGCATTAGATAAAGCAGGTATGACACTTCAGCAGATGGACTTGATTGAAGTGAATGAAGCCTTTGCCGCTCAGTATTTAGCCGTTGAAAAAGAGCTAGAGCTTGATCGCTCACGAGTGAATGTGAACGGTGGTGCAATTGCTTTAGGGCATCCAGTAGGTGCGAGTGGCACGCGCATTCTTTATACACTTATAAAAGAATTAAAGCGTAGAAATGGAAAGTATGGTGTTGCCTCACTCTGTATTGGTGGCGGACAAGGAATTGCTATGGTGGTTGAAATCATTTAA